Proteins from one Sabethes cyaneus chromosome 2, idSabCyanKW18_F2, whole genome shotgun sequence genomic window:
- the LOC128734689 gene encoding ataxin-8-like produces MNQSQQQQQQQQLAQAQFQAFGNSLSNLQQQHQQQQQQQQQHQQHSSIHHQQHLQQQQQTAQQQQSLTAVAAAAVAAANSGHHHHQQQQQQQQQQQQQQQQQQSQQQQQQNHHNVPSHHHTHHHLAAQNSMMAAAAAAAASQRNPFGFDFSHFQNSY; encoded by the coding sequence ATGAACCAAtcccaacagcaacagcagcagcagcagcttgcTCAGGCTCAATTCCAGGCCTTTGGGAACAGTTTGTCGAATTTGCAGCAACAAcatcaacagcaacagcagcagcagcaacaacatcaGCAACACTCATCCATCCATCATCAGCAACATctccagcaacagcagcaaacgGCTCAACAGCAACAGTCCTTGACGGCGGTAGCGGCGGCAGCTGTGGCTGCTGCTAATTCTGGTCACCATCACcaccagcaacagcaacagcagcagcaacagcagcaacaacaacagcagcagcagcaatctcaacaacaacaacaacagaacCATCACAATGTTCCTTCCCACCATCATACGCACCACCATCTGGCGGCGCAAAATAGTATGATGGCGGCAGCCGCGGCTGCGGCGGCATCCCAGCGGAATCCGTTCGGGTTCGATTTTAgtcatttccaaaattcctaCTAG